GCGATGCGCGAGGGGATTTATCATCCCGGTGTGTTACGCGTGAACTGCGGTCATGTTGTCGGACGCTGCGGCGGACGGCAGCCCCGCTGCGAACCGTGCGTCTGGTTGTCCGAGCCCTTCCTCTGAGTGGGGACGGCTGGTGTGGCATCGACCTGTGACAGTCGTTGGTGGGCTGCGCCTGGCGAGCTCTGTGCTTGCTGAAGATTCGCTATTGGTTGAATTTGGGTGGGCTTTCGGGCGTGTCGAGACTGGGTGTCGGTTCATGTGTGGTTGTTTCGTGTTCCGCCGGCGGGGCGCATGGGTGTGCCGCGTTTGTGGAGTGCGTCTTTGATGGTGCTGGCGGGTGTGCCGGTCAGGCGGCTGCAGGAGACGAGGGAATGGCCGGCGAGATAGAGGTTTTCGAGGTGGTCGACGTCGGTCTCGGTGAGGGGTTGATGACGGCGGGTGACGCTTTCTCTGCTGAGTAAGGTCAGGACAGCGGTTTTTGAGATGTCGTATCGGGCAGCGAGTTCGAGGGTGGTTGCGCCTTCTCGGTAGGCGTGGACGAGTTGGTCGATGGTGTGGCGGGGGAGTCGGCGTTGGATGTTCCGGGCGGGCTTGGCCTGCGCCGGTGTGGCCGATTTCCGCGGCCGTCGCCCCGGTTCGGGATTGTCGGATTGGATTCCGGCGGCGAGGTTTTCGAGTTTGCGCAGGTCATCCCGTTTCGCGTAACGCCCAGCCAGGTCCACTTTGTTTATGCAGGTCAGTCCTGGTTTCCGGAATTCGGTGTCCATTCGTGCAACTTGCGTGCAATAGGGTGGGTCTTCGTGCCACTCACCTGATGGGGCGCATGGCTTTGTCGATGTCTTCCACGGCGATGCGCACCTGACCGCGAAATCTGTAGACGGTTTGGTCTCGGAAGAGCACGATCAGGTAAACCACTGGACATCAGAGGCCCGGGGCGGTTGGCGCTCGAAGTCGCACTTCCAGACCGAGCGCACTGACAGGTGGTACATCAGGCCGGCGCCTTAGCCGCGTGATCACATTACCCGCGCTTGCGGAGGTTCTCATCGGGGGTGGGGAGACGAGAAGCCGAAGGATTCGCGATGCCTCAATCCTCTTCGACTAGCTGGCCGTCCGCGATCATTCGACGGATCGTGTCTCGACTGACGCTGGCGCGTTGAGCAGGGAGGGAAGGCAGGGTCTAACTGCGCCGCAGTCCTGGATGCCTTCACCCGCCGCCTCGTGGGCTGGTCCATCGACTCCGGTGGTGTGGTGGACCGTGACGTCGCGATCCACAACTCGTTCGGTTTTCAGTCGATGGAACTTACGGTTGACCAGATCTCCTGCGGTCAGCCACACCGCGTAGGTTCTTGACCCGCGACGATGCCGGCAACCGACACATGCCGGCCGAGGTCATGAAGGACAGATACGGTGTGGGAGCAGACCTTGACGCCCATCGCCATCGTGAGTTCAGCGTAAATCCTGCGGTAGCCGGGGGTTCCTCGGGACGCGACGTGGATCTCGCGGATCAGCCCGGTCAACCCTTGGCGCCGCAACTGTGTCGATGTAGTCGGGCGCGGTTTGGGCTTGTAGTAGTTCTGCCGGGCGACCCCCAGCACTCGACAGCATCGGTCTACCGGTGCCCCGGCGGCGACGAGCCTGTCGATCACTGGATAGAACCGCCTTATGGGGCAGAGGTGTGCTCGATCGCGGTCTGCTTGGCGGATTTGCCTGTCCGGAACAGAGCGATCGCTCGGGTCCGGAACTCGGTGGGATAAGCGCGTGGCACGCGGGACAGCCTTTCGGTAAGGCTGTCAGCTAGCAACCCGAGTTGGAACCCAATCGGTGGGGCAGGTCAGTTTGTCACCTCTCCGTGCAGCAGCCCCGCTCACATCGCCGTTGAGGCTGCCTCGGCGACAGCCTTGTCCTGCTCTCCGGTGCCGCCGCTGACGCCGACGGCCCCGATGACCTGGTCATTTCGCCGCAGCGGCACACCGCCGGCGAAGATCATGATGCGCCCACCGTTGGAGGTATGGATCCCGTAGAACTGCTCGCCCGGACCCGCATCGGTTGCGAGGTCCTCGGTCGAGATATCAAGCGCTCGGGCGGTGAATGCCTTGTTGATCGAGATGTCGATGCTGGCGATCCATGCACCGTCCATCCGCACATGGGCTACGAGGTTGCCGCCGGCATCGACTACCGCGATATTCGACGGCGACTCGATTTCGGCGGCTTTGGCCTGCCCGGCGGCAATCACCCGCTGCGCATCTTCGAGGGACACTGAGGTCTGATTGATTGTCATGAGGCACCTGTCCCGGTCTTCGCGAACTGCTCGACGACGGCCTGACAGACCGCGAAGAGGTCATCGTGCGACCTGCGCGGGATCAGGCTGTCGTAGATCACGACCCCCTCGTCGACGACGTCGGCCTCGGCGTTGCGCAGGTCGGCCCGCAGACGCGGGCATGGGGTAAGCGTTTCGCCTGCCTCGATCGACTTTCGGAAGCCGACGAAGGGGCGTACGAACGACACCGCCGCTTCCGCGATTCGCAGCTTGTCCGTGTTCACCGTGCCACCTCGGAGCAGCAACGCATCGTAGACATCGACCGCGGCATCGGGTACGGCGTCGCGGTGTCGGTCGAGTTCGATTCTTTCGATCCCGTCGGCAGCCAATCTCGCGATCTGCTTGGCCTGCAGTGCATTCGCCATCGTTGCGCTCCTCTCGGTCCGGGCCGCCTCACGGATGCATGACGACCTTGGTCCATCCGTCGTCGCGGGCATCGAAGTGCTGATAGCCGGACTCGGCCTCGGCCAGCGGGAGTTCGTGAGAGACGATCCAGGACGGTTTGGCCCGGCCTTCATGGATCAGGTCACGAAGCTGGCGGTTGTAGTGCTTGACGTTGGCCTGCCCGGTTCCGGCCTTTTGACCCTTGAACCAGAACTTGCCCATGTCAAAGGCGATCCTGCCCTTCTTCTCCAGCTTGTCGGGCGCGTTGGGGTCTTGCGGCAAGAAGATGCCCACCACGCCGATGTGCCCGGTGAACCGCACCGAATCGACCAGCCGGTTCATGGTCATCGCCGAATCCTCATGTCCCTGCGGGTCATGGGCCTGATAGCCGACGCACTCACAACCCTTGTCGGCACCGCGCCCGTTGGTCTGCTCCAGCACCTGCTCGACCGGGTCGCCCTTCGAGTCGTCGATCGGTATGACGCCGATCTGCTCGGCCAGGCGCAACCGGTCTGGATGCCGGTCCACTATCATCACCTTGCTCGCGCCCTGGATCATCGCCGAATATGCAGCCATCAAACCCACCGGGCCGGCCCCGTAGACCACCATCGAATCGCCAGGCTGCATATCGGCCAGACGGGTGCAGTGCCAACCGGTCGGGAAAATGTCCGACAGCATCACATAGTCGGTTTCTTTGTCCTGAGCATCCTCAGGCAGCCGCAGACAGTTGAAGTCGCCGAACGGCACCCGCAAATACTCGGCCTGTCCGCCCCAGAATGGTCCCATCCCGGCGAAACCATAAGCGGCGCCCGCCATCTTCGGATCCGGATGCACCGTCAGGCAGAACGCGGTCAACCCTTCCTCGCAGTTTCGGCAGAAACCGCAACCGATGTTGAACGGCAGGCACACCCGGTCCCCGGTGGTGACCTTTACCACCGCATTGCCCACCTCGGCGACGATCCCCAGGTTCTCGTGACCGAGGACCATCCCGGGTTCCAGATCGGTGCGGCCCTCGTACATGTGTAGATCCGACCCGCAAATGTTGGTGCTGGTGATCTTTACCAGCACATCGGTCGGCTGCTCGATCCTCGCATCGGGCACATCCTTCACATGAACCTCACGCGGCCCGTCGTACACAAGCGCTTTCATCTCGATACTCCCTTGACATTCGGCGTTTCCGGTTGACGCCCAGCGTCCACAGGCGGTTACGTGTGAGCGACCGACCGAACGAACCGTTCTGCTGGGGCAGCCGACGCGACAGCGCACGCAACGGAAGAACACACCAAAACTAAGGCACACCACCATGTTTCGGGTCATCGACAAACTAGCAGTGGGTGCCTTCCAGGCGTCCCGTTCTCTCCACCCTGGAGTCTCCTCTTTCGACTCCGCGATCGCTAGGGGTTGACATCGGTCTCATTGATTTGTTCGCTCGGCTCCTTCTCTTCACCGGTCGATGGTGTGATGCTGGATCTATCCACCACCTCGAACAGGAGACCCGACATGGCCACCAAGGCGCTGCTGGTCCGACTCGAAGCCAAACCAGGCAAGGAAGACGCGGTCGTGGAATTCCTCCGATCGGCGCTGCCACTCGTCGAACAGGAGTCCGGCACGAAGCCCTGGCTCGCGGTACAGTTCGGCCCCTCGACGTTCGGCATCATCGACGCATTCCCAGACCAGGCCGCCCGCGAAACACATCTCAATGGGCCGGTCGGCAAGGCCCTCGGCGAACGCGCCGACGAACTCTTCGCTGCGCCGCCCGAAATCAGCAACCTCGACGTGCTCGCCAACAAGCTCTGA
The genomic region above belongs to Nocardia spumae and contains:
- a CDS encoding putative quinol monooxygenase is translated as MATKALLVRLEAKPGKEDAVVEFLRSALPLVEQESGTKPWLAVQFGPSTFGIIDAFPDQAARETHLNGPVGKALGERADELFAAPPEISNLDVLANKL
- a CDS encoding GlcG/HbpS family heme-binding protein, encoding MTINQTSVSLEDAQRVIAAGQAKAAEIESPSNIAVVDAGGNLVAHVRMDGAWIASIDISINKAFTARALDISTEDLATDAGPGEQFYGIHTSNGGRIMIFAGGVPLRRNDQVIGAVGVSGGTGEQDKAVAEAASTAM
- a CDS encoding glutathione-independent formaldehyde dehydrogenase, coding for MKALVYDGPREVHVKDVPDARIEQPTDVLVKITSTNICGSDLHMYEGRTDLEPGMVLGHENLGIVAEVGNAVVKVTTGDRVCLPFNIGCGFCRNCEEGLTAFCLTVHPDPKMAGAAYGFAGMGPFWGGQAEYLRVPFGDFNCLRLPEDAQDKETDYVMLSDIFPTGWHCTRLADMQPGDSMVVYGAGPVGLMAAYSAMIQGASKVMIVDRHPDRLRLAEQIGVIPIDDSKGDPVEQVLEQTNGRGADKGCECVGYQAHDPQGHEDSAMTMNRLVDSVRFTGHIGVVGIFLPQDPNAPDKLEKKGRIAFDMGKFWFKGQKAGTGQANVKHYNRQLRDLIHEGRAKPSWIVSHELPLAEAESGYQHFDARDDGWTKVVMHP
- a CDS encoding peptidase C56; this translates as MANALQAKQIARLAADGIERIELDRHRDAVPDAAVDVYDALLLRGGTVNTDKLRIAEAAVSFVRPFVGFRKSIEAGETLTPCPRLRADLRNAEADVVDEGVVIYDSLIPRRSHDDLFAVCQAVVEQFAKTGTGAS